The following are from one region of the Candidatus Shapirobacteria bacterium genome:
- a CDS encoding DUF5674 family protein produces the protein MSIQKIDHTFSESDLSELTTFFPDYVKLVADIDKNILYGGSEFHADIEKILLDQGSIQASLWGGGVHTKTKKIDCLAIINIRPGINPDPNILDSKIRDKFLKIVKLYFPDYNYG, from the coding sequence ATGTCTATCCAAAAAATTGATCACACTTTTTCAGAGTCAGATTTATCAGAACTAACCACCTTTTTCCCTGATTATGTCAAATTAGTCGCAGATATTGATAAAAACATCCTCTATGGTGGATCCGAGTTTCACGCTGATATAGAAAAAATTTTGCTAGATCAAGGATCTATCCAGGCTTCTCTTTGGGGAGGGGGAGTCCACACTAAAACTAAAAAAATCGACTGTTTAGCAATTATCAATATTCGACCGGGAATTAATCCTGATCCTAATATCTTAGATTCAAAAATACGGGATAAGTTTCTCAAAATTGTTAAGCTTTATTTTCCTGACTATAATTATGGATAG